One window of Brevibacillus choshinensis genomic DNA carries:
- a CDS encoding nucleoside deaminase, producing the protein MEQQSWMEKAVKLALENVLQSHGGPFGAIVVKDGQIVGTGCNEVTATNDPTAHAEVQAIREACRNLNTFQLTDCELYTSCEPCPMCLGAIYWARPKIVYFACTKQDAAEIGFDDQFIYEQIGIPYPERSIPFMQIHPENYQSPFEAWRESQSKVEY; encoded by the coding sequence ATGGAGCAACAGTCCTGGATGGAGAAGGCAGTAAAGCTTGCTCTGGAGAACGTGCTTCAAAGTCACGGCGGACCTTTCGGGGCCATCGTCGTCAAAGACGGTCAGATCGTAGGGACAGGCTGCAATGAAGTAACGGCGACGAATGATCCTACTGCACATGCAGAGGTCCAGGCAATTCGCGAGGCATGTCGCAACCTGAACACATTTCAATTGACGGACTGCGAGCTTTACACGAGCTGTGAGCCTTGCCCGATGTGTCTGGGAGCGATCTATTGGGCACGACCGAAAATCGTCTACTTTGCCTGCACCAAGCAGGATGCGGCGGAAATTGGATTTGATGACCAGTTTATCTACGAGCAAATCGGGATTCCATACCCGGAGAGGTCAATTCCCTTCATGCAAATTCATCCAGAAAATTATCAGTCTCCATTTGAAGCATGGAGGGAATCGCAGAGCAAAGTCGAGTATTAA
- a CDS encoding FtsX-like permease family protein — protein MTFRQFACNNVLRNKRTYAAFFLSSVFSVMIFFVYAMFIFHPGIADEEIHGSVATGMMVAEYIIFLFAFFFLFYCVGAFLKKREKEFGILFMHGMTAKQRNLLIFMENMLIGIVSIIFGIGLGLVLGKLFFQLAGFLLDVQALEFYFPWQAIGLTFVAFLILFVAISFFTVLLLRSRSLLDLLQGSQRPKREPKASVFLSLLAAGLIIIAYTLALTADGISVVVLLLPVTVLTIAGTYLLFTQMSVFLIAFLKKNRFFYWKRTNLITLSDLDYRMKDNARMFFLVSIVSTIAFCAIGTLAALAGSIQETVVKTNPFAFEYQTKKSNLEEQKHLSLIENGLQQAGFSFEKHQVTMRILPQKVNEEKVGVVKLSDYNQFALAANTRELKLNENEAFLVVRWFGDAVESKVLDVGQRQLIVKTDTKMNPLLSGLDFERLAVIPDAVYDGLTGLEEEMRYGYVVPKWKDTQEISLKLEEQIEHYGEHYYFSARAPVYHSMKQMANMALFIGLFVGVLFFVAAASFLYFRLYTDLENDKRQYGAISKIGLSDQELSRIVTIQIALLFFVPIVVAIIHSMVAFVSLQSLLKIMLIASVVKPTAIVLLSFVVVQAIYFWIIRNRYLFHLKRSMSR, from the coding sequence ATGACCTTTCGACAATTCGCGTGTAACAACGTTTTACGCAACAAGCGTACGTATGCTGCTTTCTTTTTGAGCAGCGTCTTTTCCGTCATGATCTTTTTTGTCTACGCAATGTTCATTTTTCACCCGGGGATTGCCGATGAGGAGATTCATGGGTCTGTCGCGACCGGAATGATGGTGGCGGAATACATCATCTTTCTGTTCGCGTTTTTCTTTCTCTTTTATTGTGTAGGTGCCTTTTTGAAAAAGAGGGAGAAAGAGTTCGGCATTCTGTTCATGCACGGGATGACGGCGAAGCAACGCAATCTGCTGATCTTTATGGAAAACATGCTAATCGGTATCGTCTCCATTATTTTTGGAATTGGACTGGGGCTTGTACTGGGGAAGCTGTTCTTTCAATTAGCCGGTTTTTTACTGGACGTACAGGCATTGGAGTTTTACTTTCCCTGGCAGGCGATCGGCTTGACGTTTGTCGCGTTTCTCATTTTGTTCGTAGCGATATCCTTCTTTACCGTCTTGTTATTGCGCAGCCGCAGTCTCTTGGATCTGCTCCAGGGGAGTCAGCGACCCAAGAGGGAACCAAAGGCTTCCGTGTTCCTATCGCTTTTGGCTGCAGGTCTGATAATCATCGCGTACACGCTCGCGCTCACGGCAGATGGGATCTCTGTGGTGGTCCTGCTTTTGCCTGTAACGGTCTTGACGATCGCCGGAACGTACTTGCTCTTCACACAGATGAGTGTATTCCTCATTGCCTTTCTAAAGAAGAACCGCTTCTTTTATTGGAAACGGACCAACCTGATTACGCTATCAGATCTGGACTACCGGATGAAAGACAACGCACGGATGTTTTTTCTCGTCAGCATCGTTTCGACGATCGCCTTTTGTGCAATCGGAACGTTGGCCGCATTGGCAGGGTCCATCCAGGAAACCGTGGTCAAGACCAACCCGTTTGCTTTTGAATACCAGACGAAAAAGAGCAATCTGGAGGAACAAAAGCATCTCTCTTTGATTGAAAACGGTCTACAGCAAGCTGGATTTTCCTTTGAAAAGCACCAGGTGACGATGCGGATCTTGCCGCAAAAGGTGAATGAGGAAAAGGTCGGTGTGGTCAAGCTGTCGGACTACAATCAATTCGCCCTCGCTGCAAATACGAGGGAACTGAAGCTGAATGAGAATGAGGCCTTCCTGGTGGTCCGATGGTTTGGCGATGCAGTGGAAAGCAAGGTACTGGATGTCGGTCAACGCCAGCTGATCGTCAAAACGGACACGAAAATGAATCCGCTGCTGAGCGGGCTTGATTTCGAACGGTTGGCTGTCATTCCGGATGCTGTCTACGACGGGCTAACCGGCTTGGAAGAAGAGATGCGCTACGGATACGTCGTGCCGAAATGGAAAGATACGCAAGAGATTAGCCTGAAGCTGGAAGAGCAGATCGAGCATTACGGGGAACATTACTACTTTTCCGCCCGTGCGCCGGTCTATCACTCCATGAAGCAGATGGCGAATATGGCTCTGTTTATTGGATTGTTTGTAGGGGTTCTGTTCTTTGTCGCTGCGGCCAGCTTTCTTTACTTCCGTCTGTACACCGATCTGGAGAACGATAAGCGGCAGTACGGGGCGATATCGAAAATCGGACTTTCTGATCAAGAATTGTCCCGAATTGTGACTATCCAGATTGCGCTCTTGTTCTTTGTGCCGATCGTCGTGGCGATCATTCACAGCATGGTCGCGTTCGTCTCGCTGCAAAGCTTGTTAAAGATCATGCTCATTGCATCCGTGGTCAAGCCGACCGCGATCGTACTTCTTAGCTTTGTCGTCGTCCAGGCGATCTACTTCTGGATTATCCGCAATCGCTACTTGTTCCATCTGAAGCGATCTATGTCCCGATAA
- a CDS encoding ABC transporter ATP-binding protein — protein MDMLQVKSLSKIYGGKVTYRALTDIDFTIRKGEFVGIMGPSGSGKTTLLNMISTIDSPTSGAVLLNGTNPHLLKKEKLALFRRKELGFVFQDFNLLDTLTIGENIVLPLTLEGEGVAVMEEKLQTIAAKLGIQEILDKRTFEVSGGQRQRTAIARAIIHTPSLLLADEPTGNLDSKSSRSVMETLEAINKSENTTMMMVTHDALAASYCHRVIFIKDGQLHNEMYRGESRQVFFQKIIDALSFLGGNNYDLSTIRV, from the coding sequence ATGGACATGTTACAGGTGAAAAGTCTGAGTAAGATATACGGAGGCAAGGTTACTTACCGCGCGCTGACTGATATAGATTTTACGATTCGCAAAGGAGAGTTTGTGGGCATCATGGGACCGTCAGGCAGTGGGAAAACGACGCTGCTTAACATGATCTCTACCATCGATTCTCCGACTTCCGGGGCCGTTCTTTTAAATGGAACCAACCCTCATTTATTAAAAAAAGAAAAGCTCGCACTGTTTCGTCGCAAGGAGCTGGGATTCGTCTTTCAAGATTTTAATCTACTCGATACGCTGACGATTGGGGAAAATATCGTACTGCCGCTCACGCTGGAGGGTGAGGGCGTAGCGGTCATGGAGGAAAAGCTGCAGACGATTGCAGCTAAGCTGGGCATCCAGGAGATTTTGGACAAACGCACATTTGAGGTATCTGGTGGACAGCGACAACGGACAGCAATTGCACGTGCCATCATCCACACGCCGTCGCTCTTGCTCGCAGATGAACCGACGGGCAATCTCGATTCCAAATCATCGCGTAGCGTAATGGAAACGCTGGAAGCCATCAATAAATCGGAAAATACAACGATGATGATGGTCACGCACGATGCCTTGGCAGCGAGCTATTGTCACCGCGTCATTTTTATCAAGGACGGTCAGTTGCACAACGAAATGTACCGGGGAGAGAGTCGCCAGGTGTTCTTCCAGAAGATCATTGACGCACTGTCGTTTTTGGGAGGGAACAACTATGACCTTTCGACAATTCGCGTGTAA
- a CDS encoding sensor histidine kinase: MKLFLRDQWAFAVFFLVQLILLLLIIALDGYWNESLMIYAVFLSVFFAGAFMVVRYLTHRSIYQRLSNPVQSLEELTQTHGNAAICRALDETFLEHYRLYKEQLHAYENKQRDYTTFIQQWVHQMKTPISVIHLLLQNEDDPTAESVREEVDRIKRGLETVLYIARLDRFEQDFLVEPVTLHSLAQNVLAENKRLFIRNQVYPELKVDGQWRVESDDKWLSFVLTQMLTNAVRYSAGKSNKVTIRAYELGPNVALEVQDYGIGIPLEDIRRVFQPYFTGENGRKYPESTGMGLYLVKEICGRLHHGVELESEVGVGTTVRVIMSAVLPTLQDRKKAES; this comes from the coding sequence ATGAAGCTGTTTCTCCGAGATCAATGGGCCTTTGCTGTTTTTTTTCTCGTTCAGCTCATTTTGCTTTTGCTCATCATTGCGCTGGATGGTTATTGGAACGAATCGCTAATGATTTATGCTGTGTTCCTGTCGGTTTTTTTTGCAGGGGCATTTATGGTAGTGCGTTATTTGACGCACCGGTCGATCTACCAGCGTCTGAGCAATCCGGTACAATCGCTGGAAGAGCTGACGCAGACGCACGGCAATGCGGCAATATGTCGTGCACTCGATGAGACCTTTCTCGAGCATTATCGGCTGTACAAGGAACAACTGCATGCGTATGAAAATAAGCAACGCGACTACACGACGTTCATCCAGCAGTGGGTTCACCAGATGAAGACCCCTATCTCCGTCATTCATTTATTGCTGCAAAATGAAGACGATCCGACGGCAGAAAGTGTCCGGGAAGAAGTCGATCGAATCAAGCGAGGGCTGGAAACCGTCCTGTACATCGCCCGGCTGGATCGCTTTGAGCAGGACTTCCTCGTAGAACCGGTGACACTCCACAGCTTGGCACAAAATGTACTCGCGGAAAACAAGAGACTGTTCATCCGTAATCAGGTGTATCCCGAGCTAAAGGTGGACGGGCAGTGGCGGGTGGAGTCAGACGATAAATGGCTGTCCTTTGTCTTAACCCAGATGTTGACCAATGCCGTGCGCTATTCAGCGGGCAAAAGCAACAAGGTGACGATCCGTGCTTATGAGCTAGGTCCGAACGTCGCCCTAGAAGTACAGGATTACGGGATCGGGATACCCCTGGAGGACATCCGACGTGTGTTTCAGCCGTATTTTACAGGGGAAAATGGGCGCAAATACCCGGAATCAACGGGAATGGGTCTGTACTTGGTCAAAGAAATTTGTGGTCGCTTGCATCACGGGGTAGAACTGGAATCTGAAGTAGGTGTAGGAACGACGGTACGGGTGATTATGTCCGCTGTGCTCCCAACCTTACAAGATCGTAAGAAAGCTGAAAGTTAA
- a CDS encoding response regulator transcription factor codes for MSTIMIVEDDPKINQLLQSQLEKYGYHTVNVEHFDRVMDVFTEVHPDLVLLDVNLPKFDGFYWCRQMRQESNCPILFISARDSKMDQVMALENGADDYITKPFDYDVVMAKIRSQLRRAYGLYAPQEGERTVEVAGLKLFLERMELSIHENKVELSKKEALLLEALMNQYPRVVSRERLLEKLWDEQFVDENTLNVYITRVRGKLKDMGLEGAVETVRGSGYRLKAVWEDGQ; via the coding sequence ATGTCGACCATTATGATCGTAGAGGACGATCCTAAAATCAATCAATTACTGCAGAGTCAGTTGGAAAAATATGGTTATCATACAGTGAATGTCGAGCATTTTGACCGGGTCATGGACGTATTTACAGAGGTGCATCCGGATCTGGTTTTGCTCGATGTGAATTTGCCTAAATTCGATGGGTTCTACTGGTGCCGTCAAATGCGCCAGGAATCCAATTGCCCGATCCTGTTCATCTCAGCCAGGGATAGCAAGATGGATCAGGTGATGGCGCTGGAAAACGGGGCGGATGACTACATTACCAAGCCGTTTGACTACGATGTGGTCATGGCAAAAATCCGCAGTCAGCTTCGGCGCGCCTATGGCTTGTACGCACCTCAGGAAGGGGAGCGGACTGTCGAGGTAGCTGGCCTCAAGCTGTTTCTGGAACGAATGGAGCTATCCATCCACGAGAACAAGGTCGAGCTGAGCAAAAAGGAAGCGCTGCTGCTGGAAGCGCTGATGAACCAATATCCGCGCGTCGTCAGTCGTGAGCGTCTCTTGGAAAAGCTCTGGGACGAGCAGTTTGTGGATGAGAACACATTGAACGTCTACATTACGCGCGTGCGCGGAAAGCTGAAGGATATGGGGCTAGAGGGTGCTGTAGAGACGGTGCGTGGCTCAGGCTATCGCTTGAAGGCTGTCTGGGAGGACGGGCAATGA
- a CDS encoding RNA polymerase sigma factor yields MNTALLYPQLNHQQIYEEYSAKIYRYFRYRVKNVWDVEDLTTTVFIKVYSKLEQYDGRHPFGAWIFRIAHNALIDYMRKKRECPVDQETFSAMKATDDLPEECLMTQESTDVLWQKVHTLTADQRNVIQLRYLADLRMNEIAEILGKTEASVKILHFRGIKKLQQMMKAAQA; encoded by the coding sequence ATGAATACCGCACTCTTATATCCACAATTGAATCATCAGCAAATTTACGAAGAATACTCCGCCAAAATATATCGCTATTTTCGCTATCGCGTCAAAAACGTCTGGGATGTCGAGGATCTGACTACGACGGTGTTCATCAAGGTATACTCCAAGCTGGAGCAATACGATGGTCGCCACCCGTTCGGAGCGTGGATTTTCCGCATTGCCCACAACGCATTGATCGACTACATGCGCAAGAAGCGGGAATGCCCGGTCGATCAGGAGACGTTTTCCGCTATGAAGGCAACAGATGATCTGCCGGAGGAGTGTCTCATGACGCAAGAATCAACGGATGTATTGTGGCAAAAGGTACATACCTTGACGGCTGATCAGCGCAACGTGATTCAGCTCCGGTATCTGGCTGACCTGAGAATGAATGAAATTGCTGAGATCTTGGGAAAAACGGAAGCATCGGTGAAAATCCTTCATTTCCGCGGAATCAAAAAGCTCCAGCAGATGATGAAGGCGGCCCAAGCTTAG
- the purB gene encoding adenylosuccinate lyase: MIERYSRPEMRAIWTEQNKFQAWLEVEILACEAWSKLGVIPEEDVNKLWDKATFDIKRIYEIEEETRHDVVAFTRAVSETLGEEKKWVHYGLTSTDVVDTALSYLLRQANEILEKDIEDFIAILAEKAREHKDTVCMGRTHGVHAEPTTFGLKLALWHEEMKRNLARFRAAKKEVAFGKISGAVGTYANIDPFVEAYVCEKLGLSAAPISTQTLQRDRHAEYMATLALIATSLEKFATEIRGLQKSEMREVEEAFAKGQKGSSAMPHKRNPIGSENITGLARVIRGHMLTSYENVSLWHERDISHSSAERVILPDATQALNYMLRRFMNIVKNLTVFPENMKRNMDRTFGLIYSQQVMLKLIEKGMSREQAYDTVQPRAMQAWEEQRSFRAIVDEDPTVSSTLSKEELDECFDYRYHLKHVDTIFQRLGLL; the protein is encoded by the coding sequence ATGATCGAACGTTATTCCCGACCAGAAATGCGCGCCATCTGGACAGAACAAAACAAATTTCAAGCGTGGCTGGAAGTGGAAATCCTCGCCTGCGAAGCATGGTCCAAGCTGGGAGTTATTCCTGAGGAAGACGTGAACAAGCTATGGGACAAAGCGACTTTTGATATCAAACGCATTTATGAGATCGAAGAAGAGACTCGCCATGACGTCGTGGCATTTACCCGTGCGGTATCGGAGACTTTGGGAGAAGAGAAGAAGTGGGTACACTACGGATTGACTTCCACAGACGTGGTAGATACGGCTCTATCTTATCTGTTGCGCCAAGCCAATGAAATTCTGGAAAAAGACATCGAGGATTTCATCGCGATCCTGGCTGAAAAAGCTCGTGAGCACAAAGATACCGTATGCATGGGACGTACTCACGGGGTACACGCTGAGCCGACTACTTTTGGCCTGAAGCTGGCTCTGTGGCATGAAGAAATGAAGCGCAACCTCGCTCGTTTCCGTGCAGCGAAAAAAGAAGTGGCATTCGGGAAAATTTCTGGTGCTGTAGGTACCTACGCCAATATCGATCCGTTCGTAGAAGCGTATGTGTGTGAAAAGCTGGGTCTGTCTGCAGCTCCGATTTCTACCCAAACCCTGCAGCGTGACCGTCATGCCGAGTATATGGCTACGCTGGCGTTGATCGCGACTTCCCTAGAGAAATTCGCAACAGAAATCCGCGGTCTGCAAAAGAGCGAAATGCGTGAAGTGGAAGAAGCATTTGCCAAGGGACAAAAAGGTTCCTCCGCAATGCCGCACAAGCGCAACCCAATCGGCAGCGAGAACATCACCGGTCTGGCTCGCGTGATTCGTGGGCACATGCTGACTTCGTATGAAAACGTGTCGCTGTGGCATGAGCGCGATATTTCCCACTCCTCGGCAGAGCGCGTAATCTTGCCGGATGCGACGCAAGCACTGAACTACATGCTGCGCCGTTTCATGAACATCGTGAAAAACCTGACTGTATTCCCAGAGAACATGAAGCGCAACATGGATCGTACTTTTGGCCTGATCTATTCTCAGCAAGTGATGCTGAAGCTGATCGAAAAAGGCATGAGCCGCGAGCAAGCGTACGACACGGTACAACCGCGTGCGATGCAAGCATGGGAAGAGCAACGTTCTTTCCGCGCGATCGTAGACGAGGATCCGACTGTCAGCTCTACCTTGAGCAAAGAAGAGCTGGACGAATGCTTCGACTATCGCTATCACCTCAAGCATGTGGATACCATTTTCCAACGTCTTGGGTTGCTGTAA
- the purK gene encoding 5-(carboxyamino)imidazole ribonucleotide synthase: MTNTTNKQIKPGSTIGILGGGQLGRMIALAGRAMGYRFVTMDPTEDAPCGQTADRQIVANYDDVDAAMQLAAVSDVISYEFENVDAQVAEVLESQAYVPQGSRLLRITQNRIREKTAIREIGIPVAPFHVVASLEDLQTAVRNLGLPAVMKTATGGYDGKGQWVLKCESELAEAYETLAKAGTELIVEQFVPFQLELSVIAARNPAGELAVFPTSENVHQDNILHLSIVPARVSEDVKARAEEIARTVVEKLDVIGLIAVEMFLTADGQLYVNELAPRPHNSGHYTMDACVTSQFEQHVRAVCNLPLGSTELLSPVVMVNILGEHLQPVLDGIDRLPSSAKLHLYGKAESKVKRKMGHINVLAPTVDEALATIEQLQIWTNKTEVQS, from the coding sequence ATGACAAACACAACCAACAAGCAGATCAAGCCTGGATCGACTATCGGCATTTTAGGTGGTGGACAGCTGGGACGGATGATCGCTCTCGCTGGACGAGCTATGGGCTATCGCTTTGTCACCATGGACCCTACAGAGGACGCACCTTGTGGTCAGACGGCCGATCGTCAAATCGTGGCCAATTATGATGATGTAGATGCAGCCATGCAGCTGGCAGCCGTCAGCGATGTGATTTCGTATGAATTTGAGAATGTAGATGCCCAAGTGGCTGAAGTATTGGAAAGTCAAGCGTACGTGCCACAGGGAAGTCGTTTGTTGCGTATCACGCAGAACCGCATTCGGGAAAAGACAGCCATCCGTGAAATCGGAATCCCAGTTGCTCCTTTCCACGTGGTAGCGAGCTTGGAAGATTTGCAGACAGCCGTGCGTAACCTGGGCTTGCCTGCAGTCATGAAAACGGCGACCGGCGGCTACGATGGCAAAGGTCAATGGGTCCTCAAATGTGAGTCAGAGCTGGCAGAAGCGTACGAAACGTTGGCAAAGGCAGGCACGGAGCTGATCGTGGAGCAATTCGTTCCTTTTCAACTGGAGCTGTCCGTCATCGCCGCCCGGAATCCTGCTGGTGAGCTGGCCGTATTCCCGACCTCGGAGAACGTCCATCAGGACAACATCCTGCACCTGAGCATCGTACCTGCGCGAGTGAGCGAAGACGTAAAAGCACGCGCTGAAGAAATAGCTCGTACCGTAGTGGAAAAACTGGATGTGATCGGCCTGATCGCAGTCGAAATGTTTTTGACCGCAGACGGACAATTGTACGTGAACGAATTAGCGCCACGCCCACACAACTCGGGACATTATACGATGGATGCTTGTGTCACTTCGCAGTTTGAGCAGCACGTCCGTGCCGTATGCAACCTGCCTTTGGGATCAACAGAGTTGCTCTCGCCGGTCGTGATGGTTAATATTTTGGGAGAGCATCTTCAGCCGGTTCTAGATGGGATCGATCGTCTGCCTAGCTCTGCCAAGCTGCATTTGTACGGCAAAGCCGAAAGCAAAGTGAAGCGGAAAATGGGCCACATCAACGTGTTGGCTCCCACTGTGGATGAAGCGCTCGCAACTATCGAGCAGCTACAAATATGGACGAATAAAACGGAGGTACAATCATGA
- the purE gene encoding 5-(carboxyamino)imidazole ribonucleotide mutase yields MAKPLAGVIMGSTSDWETMKEACAILDELQVPYEKKVVSAHRTPDLMFEYAQSAKDRGLEVIIAGAGGAAHLPGMVAAKTELPVIGVPVKSSNLNGLDSLLSIVQMPGGVPVATVAIGKAGAINAGLLAAQILGIKYPDIQERFVSRRDAVRNKVLEASELE; encoded by the coding sequence ATGGCCAAACCGTTAGCAGGTGTCATAATGGGCAGCACGTCTGATTGGGAAACGATGAAGGAAGCTTGCGCGATCTTGGATGAGCTGCAAGTACCATATGAAAAGAAAGTGGTGTCCGCGCACCGCACTCCAGACTTGATGTTCGAGTACGCGCAGAGCGCGAAGGACCGCGGCCTGGAAGTGATCATTGCAGGAGCGGGCGGAGCGGCTCATCTGCCTGGAATGGTAGCAGCCAAGACGGAACTGCCTGTGATCGGTGTGCCGGTGAAGTCCTCCAACCTGAACGGCCTGGATTCTCTTCTCTCCATTGTCCAAATGCCAGGTGGAGTGCCTGTGGCTACTGTAGCGATCGGTAAAGCAGGTGCCATCAATGCCGGACTGCTGGCAGCACAGATTCTGGGGATCAAATATCCGGATATTCAGGAGCGCTTTGTCTCCAGACGGGATGCGGTTCGGAATAAAGTGCTGGAGGCTAGTGAACTGGAATGA
- a CDS encoding M1 family metallopeptidase — MWRKGWIGSLVVGIVLIGILWVKSWVGQAGADEAQTFSPEQIPAAASYRADVRVDMKTHVVTGTLTVRFAPQDDKAYFHLYPNAFQAKADLSGENWEQVLGKQREPGNIQISEVRVDGQSVPVQLKGELDTLLQVPLIGKSAAHQTEVEMRFALQVPFNNGRLSYNDHAMWLGNWLPILSVKGEDGWRLDPYSAIGDPFYSDMANYHLRVQLADGYQLASSGIESIAVMTQTRPQRQTIYEMDAWNVRDFALVIMDDTYRQLTGKVGDVAVRTWSQEGDDPAAVDRLHQVAMHSLHYYGEQFGRYPYQEYDVVKTGGFFGGMEYPSIVFIQDDYFGRTDPVADAIVAHETAHQWFYGLVGNDEVREAWIDESLTDYATMAFLQSVDPNRARGYIQLRLRQSKTSAEYAAQGLHVWQPVAQFPTWKSYTDLVYGRGAAMWWTLRESWGTDQLHHLLRKYVHDNQYAQADGKEIIDLLSHAAGADATPFIDFWLKLKLEQADAAETWMQKGKHE; from the coding sequence GTGTGGCGAAAAGGTTGGATCGGTAGCCTAGTGGTAGGGATCGTCCTGATCGGTATTCTGTGGGTGAAATCTTGGGTAGGACAGGCAGGAGCTGATGAGGCCCAGACGTTTTCGCCGGAACAAATTCCTGCCGCTGCTTCGTATCGTGCGGATGTGCGGGTAGATATGAAGACTCACGTTGTTACCGGAACATTGACAGTTCGTTTTGCACCCCAGGATGACAAGGCCTACTTTCATTTGTACCCAAACGCGTTCCAAGCCAAAGCAGACCTGAGCGGGGAGAACTGGGAACAAGTTCTCGGGAAGCAACGAGAGCCGGGGAACATCCAGATATCCGAAGTGCGGGTCGATGGTCAAAGCGTACCTGTCCAACTGAAGGGGGAGCTGGATACATTGCTCCAGGTACCGTTAATCGGGAAATCTGCCGCGCATCAGACGGAGGTCGAGATGCGATTTGCCCTTCAGGTTCCTTTTAACAACGGTCGACTTTCTTACAACGACCATGCCATGTGGCTGGGCAATTGGCTGCCGATCCTGTCTGTGAAAGGGGAGGATGGCTGGAGACTGGACCCATACTCTGCCATTGGCGATCCTTTTTATAGCGACATGGCTAACTACCACCTGCGAGTGCAGCTGGCAGACGGCTATCAGCTGGCATCGAGTGGAATAGAGAGCATCGCAGTCATGACACAGACGCGTCCCCAGCGACAAACCATCTATGAGATGGACGCATGGAATGTTCGTGATTTTGCACTTGTCATCATGGACGACACGTACCGGCAGCTGACTGGCAAGGTAGGGGATGTCGCTGTGCGTACATGGTCGCAAGAGGGAGACGATCCAGCAGCTGTAGATCGTTTGCATCAAGTCGCCATGCATTCGTTGCACTATTACGGGGAACAATTTGGGCGATATCCGTATCAGGAGTACGATGTGGTCAAGACGGGTGGCTTTTTTGGGGGAATGGAGTACCCGAGCATCGTCTTTATCCAGGATGATTACTTCGGCAGGACAGATCCGGTCGCAGACGCGATTGTGGCTCATGAAACGGCCCATCAATGGTTCTACGGACTGGTGGGCAATGACGAGGTGCGCGAGGCATGGATCGACGAGAGCCTGACCGACTATGCAACGATGGCCTTTTTACAGAGTGTCGATCCCAATCGCGCTAGGGGTTATATCCAGCTACGCCTCAGGCAATCAAAGACTTCTGCGGAGTACGCTGCACAAGGTTTACATGTATGGCAGCCTGTCGCTCAATTTCCGACCTGGAAAAGCTATACCGATCTCGTCTACGGGCGAGGAGCAGCTATGTGGTGGACACTCCGCGAAAGCTGGGGGACAGATCAACTCCACCATCTCTTGCGAAAATACGTTCATGACAACCAGTATGCGCAGGCAGATGGCAAGGAAATCATCGATTTGCTATCCCATGCTGCTGGTGCCGACGCTACTCCTTTTATCGACTTTTGGTTGAAGCTCAAGCTGGAGCAAGCAGATGCAGCTGAAACATGGATGCAAAAGGGTAAACACGAATAA